A genomic window from Desulfatiglans sp. includes:
- a CDS encoding TolC family protein — protein MSGYIKKLLMIALFIAFTYGFTVAAVSADDTNSEVFTLEKSVKEAIDKNWGVKIKEQAIEEAQYGKKKARADLLPRFSTTYSYRREGEVNTWDMQSPDDPNATISVPLGTKNNYQWQGTITQPIFTGFALTSAYELSRLGIDLGNMELDIEKLDIALNAKEAYFNILKADKAVLVAQSAVESLEEHLKVAQNFYDVGMIPVNDLLKAEVELANSEQNLIKAQNGAKLARASFNIVLSRPINTPVEVLDIKDYTIEPIDFDRFYDQALQKRPEIRSVEINDQQIDQQIRLAKSKYYPEVSLTYNYTKSGDSPSVSGSSALLDSSGWQAMANLSWNIWNWGSDHYSVRQKELNKEQLINTRRSIEDGIKLEIKIAVLNLEETEKRIPSAKKAVEQGEENLRVSNERYKAQVTTSTEVLDAQTLLTQARVNYYSALYDHSLAKAALLRALGEY, from the coding sequence ATGTCAGGATATATAAAGAAATTACTAATGATCGCACTATTCATAGCATTTACATATGGTTTTACTGTTGCTGCGGTTTCAGCAGATGATACGAACTCAGAGGTTTTTACCCTTGAGAAGAGTGTGAAAGAGGCCATAGACAAAAACTGGGGGGTAAAAATAAAGGAGCAGGCAATAGAAGAGGCGCAGTATGGCAAGAAAAAGGCAAGGGCAGACCTGTTGCCAAGGTTCAGCACCACATACAGTTACAGGAGGGAAGGGGAGGTAAATACATGGGACATGCAGTCCCCGGATGATCCTAATGCTACTATCAGTGTTCCGCTTGGTACAAAAAACAATTACCAGTGGCAGGGGACAATAACCCAGCCCATTTTCACAGGGTTTGCACTTACAAGCGCGTATGAACTATCCAGACTCGGGATAGACCTGGGCAATATGGAGCTTGATATAGAAAAGCTGGATATTGCCCTTAATGCCAAAGAGGCATATTTCAATATCCTGAAGGCGGATAAGGCGGTTCTGGTCGCTCAAAGCGCAGTGGAGTCGCTCGAGGAGCATCTGAAGGTCGCACAGAATTTTTATGATGTGGGGATGATCCCGGTTAATGATCTTTTAAAGGCAGAGGTGGAGCTGGCCAATTCCGAGCAGAACCTGATAAAGGCACAGAACGGCGCAAAACTGGCAAGGGCCTCTTTTAATATTGTTCTTTCAAGACCGATTAACACCCCTGTTGAGGTGCTGGACATCAAGGACTATACCATTGAGCCAATTGATTTTGACAGGTTTTATGATCAGGCCCTTCAAAAACGACCGGAGATAAGGTCTGTTGAGATTAATGATCAGCAGATAGACCAGCAGATAAGGCTCGCTAAAAGCAAATATTACCCCGAGGTCTCACTCACATATAACTATACAAAATCAGGAGATTCACCATCTGTGAGCGGGTCATCTGCACTGCTTGATTCGAGCGGGTGGCAGGCAATGGCCAATCTGTCATGGAATATCTGGAACTGGGGCAGTGATCACTACTCGGTGCGACAGAAAGAGCTGAATAAAGAGCAGCTTATTAATACAAGAAGGTCAATTGAAGACGGGATAAAGCTTGAGATAAAAATTGCAGTTTTGAATCTTGAGGAGACAGAAAAAAGGATACCATCTGCAAAAAAGGCAGTTGAACAGGGAGAGGAAAACCTGAGGGTAAGTAATGAGCGGTATAAGGCGCAGGTTACAACCTCAACCGAGGTACTTGATGCCCAGACCCTTTTAACACAGGCAAGGGTGAATTATTACAGCGCCCTGTATGATCATTCCCTGGCAAAGGCGGCCCTGTTAAGGGCGCTGGGGGAGTATTAA
- the ftsE gene encoding cell division ATP-binding protein FtsE, translating to MIQIFRVTKSYGVSKAIDDVSLHIHRGEFVFVTGPSGAGKTTLLRLIFGADTPTSGQILINNINLIRIKRKNLDLLRRKIGFVFQDFKLLNSKTVYQNVALALEVSEERPAVIRKKVHQALKAVGLEKKEKAFPLQLSGGEQQRVAIARAIINNPLILVADEPTGNLDPDITKDIMLLFRTINMNGTTVVIATHSRELLENTEQRIIILKGGQIIKEIN from the coding sequence ATGATCCAGATATTCAGAGTTACAAAAAGTTATGGTGTCAGCAAGGCTATAGATGATGTCAGCCTTCATATACACAGGGGCGAATTTGTCTTTGTTACTGGCCCGAGCGGTGCGGGCAAGACCACTCTGCTTAGGCTCATATTTGGTGCTGATACCCCGACATCGGGTCAGATACTTATAAATAATATCAATCTTATAAGAATTAAAAGAAAGAACCTGGATCTGTTACGAAGAAAGATTGGCTTTGTATTTCAGGACTTTAAGCTCCTGAACAGCAAGACTGTGTATCAGAATGTGGCCCTTGCCCTTGAGGTAAGTGAGGAGAGGCCCGCAGTTATTAGAAAGAAGGTGCATCAGGCGCTCAAGGCTGTAGGGCTTGAAAAGAAGGAAAAGGCATTTCCCCTTCAGCTGTCAGGCGGTGAGCAGCAGAGAGTTGCAATTGCACGGGCCATTATTAATAATCCACTGATCCTCGTGGCTGATGAGCCCACTGGCAACCTTGACCCTGATATTACAAAGGATATTATGCTCCTTTTCAGAACTATTAATATGAACGGCACTACTGTAGTTATTGCCACACACTCACGGGAACTGCTGGAAAATACAGAGCAGAGGATAATCATACTTAAAGGCGGACAGATTATTAAAGAGATCAATTAG
- a CDS encoding LysR family transcriptional regulator, which produces MLKIDFDLRQLEIFCRVVELKSFSRAADAVFLAQASVSERIANLEKGVGTVLLDRMGRQIVPTKAGELLYKHATRMLDMKKSVKLEMEKFLGLKQGEILLGGSTIPGEYILPRMIGRFYEQYPFISVILTVAGTGEIEEMVANGDLELGIVGADDFNKDIEGQKILNDELVLVINKNHRWAAKKTITPDELSQEPFILREKGSGTLKIMEQYLKTCLHKGVDGLNVVARLGTSTAIKEVIKANFGVSILSSQAIETEVKAGILKTVKIKDMPPMTRPFYLIRDKRRVASPLCKAMIDFLVKV; this is translated from the coding sequence ATGTTAAAAATAGATTTTGATTTAAGGCAACTGGAAATCTTCTGTCGGGTTGTGGAGCTTAAAAGTTTTTCAAGGGCCGCTGATGCTGTATTTCTTGCACAGGCATCTGTGAGTGAGAGGATTGCAAACCTTGAAAAAGGTGTTGGCACCGTGCTTCTTGACCGAATGGGCAGACAGATTGTGCCGACAAAGGCGGGGGAACTGCTTTATAAACATGCAACCCGCATGCTTGATATGAAAAAATCGGTAAAACTTGAGATGGAAAAATTCTTAGGCCTGAAACAGGGGGAGATACTCCTTGGCGGGAGCACCATCCCCGGTGAATACATACTCCCCCGCATGATAGGCAGATTTTATGAACAATACCCATTTATATCTGTGATACTGACCGTTGCTGGAACCGGGGAGATCGAAGAGATGGTAGCAAATGGTGACCTGGAACTTGGTATTGTTGGGGCAGACGATTTCAATAAGGATATTGAAGGCCAGAAAATCCTGAACGATGAGCTTGTGCTTGTGATCAATAAAAACCACAGATGGGCAGCAAAAAAAACCATAACTCCCGATGAACTGAGCCAGGAGCCATTTATCTTACGTGAGAAAGGCTCAGGCACATTAAAGATTATGGAACAATATCTTAAGACCTGCCTGCATAAAGGTGTTGATGGGCTCAATGTTGTTGCAAGGCTGGGGACATCCACGGCCATAAAAGAGGTGATCAAGGCTAATTTTGGCGTCTCCATATTATCTTCACAGGCAATAGAAACAGAGGTGAAGGCAGGGATTTTAAAGACTGTAAAGATAAAGGATATGCCTCCTATGACAAGGCCATTCTACCTTATAAGGGATAAAAGAAGGGTGGCATCGCCCCTTTGCAAGGCAATGATCGATTTTCTTGTAAAGGTTTGA
- a CDS encoding S41 family peptidase: MRFLMKRLITGLFTILLVLVAVLLANGYSGDAKDNKDADDVYRNIELFTEVLRQVEENYVEPQETKKLIEGAIKGMLQSLDPHSTYMTKEEHDDLRVETQGSFTGVGMQITVKDDVLTVISPIEDTPAYKAGIKSGDRILKIDDKTTIDMTSTEAVKLIRGPKGSTVKITISRKGVDKPLVFNLIRDVIPLQSIRSYRLDHEIGYVRIKNFQGNTTEELLTALEKLEKEKPLKGLILDLRDNPGGLLTQAIGVSDVFLESGAIVSTKGRIKEQDIIESATKSPSDRKWPMIVVVSGGSASASEIVAGALQDNKRALILGTKTFGKGSVQTIVPLSDGSGLRLTSARYYTPSGRSIQVSGIDPDIELEYAPVEEKEEDEVSLLMREEDLDNHMINENEDTQDATIDTKKESAPDRLKQKIEKSPGKGKEEEKGEGVKEKDPANAREEKDDDTLYMERLDRDNQIRMAVQVLKSWGVIQQIESGGPSGKP, encoded by the coding sequence ATGCGTTTTCTCATGAAAAGACTGATCACAGGCCTATTTACCATTTTACTTGTTCTGGTAGCTGTACTTTTAGCAAATGGCTACAGTGGTGATGCTAAGGACAACAAAGATGCAGACGATGTTTACAGAAATATAGAGCTTTTCACCGAGGTGCTGCGTCAGGTGGAGGAAAATTATGTTGAGCCTCAGGAAACGAAAAAGCTTATAGAAGGGGCTATAAAAGGAATGCTGCAGAGCCTTGACCCCCATTCAACATACATGACAAAGGAAGAACATGACGATCTAAGGGTTGAAACCCAGGGAAGCTTTACAGGTGTGGGGATGCAGATTACCGTAAAGGATGATGTCCTGACTGTAATATCACCCATTGAAGATACCCCTGCTTACAAGGCCGGTATCAAGTCAGGGGACAGGATATTAAAGATTGATGATAAAACTACAATTGATATGACCTCCACCGAGGCGGTAAAGCTGATAAGAGGGCCAAAAGGCAGCACAGTAAAAATCACCATCAGCCGCAAAGGCGTTGATAAACCCCTTGTCTTTAACCTCATAAGGGATGTTATTCCTCTTCAGAGCATAAGGAGTTACAGGCTTGATCATGAAATCGGTTATGTTCGCATAAAAAATTTCCAGGGCAATACCACAGAGGAGCTCCTAACTGCCCTTGAAAAACTGGAAAAGGAAAAACCGTTAAAGGGGCTTATCCTTGACCTCAGGGATAATCCGGGCGGCCTGCTCACACAGGCCATAGGGGTTTCTGATGTCTTCCTTGAATCGGGAGCCATTGTAAGCACTAAGGGCAGGATTAAAGAGCAGGATATCATTGAATCTGCCACAAAAAGCCCCTCAGACAGAAAGTGGCCAATGATTGTTGTTGTCAGCGGAGGAAGCGCCAGTGCATCTGAGATTGTGGCTGGGGCACTGCAGGATAACAAAAGGGCGTTAATCCTGGGCACAAAGACATTCGGAAAGGGCTCTGTTCAAACCATTGTGCCACTGTCAGACGGCTCAGGCCTCAGGCTGACCAGTGCGCGATATTATACCCCGAGCGGCAGATCAATACAGGTAAGCGGGATAGACCCTGATATCGAGCTTGAGTATGCCCCGGTTGAAGAAAAAGAGGAAGATGAAGTGTCTCTTCTCATGAGAGAAGAGGATCTTGATAATCATATGATAAATGAAAATGAAGATACGCAGGATGCCACTATTGATACAAAAAAGGAATCTGCCCCTGACCGCCTGAAACAGAAAATAGAAAAATCACCTGGAAAAGGTAAAGAAGAGGAAAAGGGTGAAGGTGTTAAAGAAAAAGACCCGGCTAATGCCAGAGAAGAAAAGGATGATGATACCCTTTATATGGAACGGCTTGACAGGGATAACCAGATAAGAATGGCAGTGCAGGTGTTGAAATCCTGGGGTGTGATACAACAGATAGAATCTGGTGGGCCTTCCGGTAAACCATAG
- a CDS encoding trypsin-like serine protease has product MDKRIIKQLILVAILLFIFIWVKRDDLISYAGIRPADETLDLKGKDKSSENRPIILSNDEEINIRVFEESHPAVVNISTVTLSVNFWRQITPREGQGSGFIIDKGGYILTNNHVIEKAREIRVTLADGQKLPAELIGRDPYSDIAVIKIAQDKINVVVPLGDSDKTKVGQKAIAIGNPFGLSHTLTTGIISALGRSIETADGIEIDEIIQTDAAINPGNSGGPLLNSNGEVIGINTAIFSMSGGNQGIGFAIPINRAKEIANNIITNGRVPRPWLGIESVAIDDQLAYALGFPTGYGLLVQKVFPNSPADQAGLRGGDRYAIIGGMQIVIGGDLVVSIDNEKITDNRRLVSILNRKKIGQKIAVEFYRGKNLMKQEIVLAERDRTSI; this is encoded by the coding sequence ATGGATAAAAGAATAATCAAACAGCTTATCCTGGTTGCAATCCTCCTTTTCATATTTATATGGGTAAAAAGAGATGACCTCATATCATATGCAGGTATAAGACCGGCTGATGAAACCCTTGATTTAAAAGGGAAGGATAAGAGCTCTGAAAACCGTCCGATTATCTTATCAAATGATGAAGAGATAAATATAAGGGTGTTTGAAGAGAGCCATCCGGCTGTTGTGAATATCTCCACTGTTACCCTGAGCGTTAATTTCTGGCGGCAGATCACCCCAAGGGAGGGGCAGGGATCAGGGTTCATAATAGACAAAGGTGGTTACATACTCACAAATAACCATGTAATAGAAAAGGCCAGAGAAATCAGGGTCACCCTTGCAGACGGTCAAAAACTGCCTGCCGAGCTGATAGGCCGCGACCCATATTCTGATATTGCTGTTATAAAAATAGCTCAGGACAAGATTAATGTTGTGGTGCCTCTTGGTGATTCAGACAAAACCAAGGTGGGGCAGAAGGCTATTGCCATCGGAAACCCCTTCGGCCTTTCTCACACCCTTACAACCGGGATTATCAGCGCCCTTGGCAGGTCAATAGAAACAGCAGACGGGATCGAGATAGATGAGATTATCCAGACAGACGCGGCAATCAACCCTGGCAACTCAGGCGGGCCTTTATTAAATTCCAATGGCGAGGTTATAGGTATCAATACCGCCATATTCAGCATGTCAGGTGGTAACCAGGGGATAGGGTTTGCGATCCCCATAAACAGGGCTAAAGAAATAGCAAATAATATAATCACGAATGGCCGGGTCCCCCGCCCATGGCTCGGTATTGAGAGCGTCGCTATTGATGATCAGCTCGCCTATGCATTAGGTTTTCCAACTGGTTACGGACTGCTCGTACAAAAAGTATTTCCGAACAGCCCCGCAGATCAGGCAGGATTACGTGGCGGGGACAGGTATGCAATCATTGGTGGCATGCAGATAGTAATTGGTGGAGACCTTGTTGTTTCCATAGATAATGAAAAGATCACCGATAACAGGAGACTGGTAAGTATCCTCAACAGGAAAAAGATAGGGCAGAAGATAGCAGTTGAATTCTACAGGGGAAAGAACCTAATGAAGCAGGAGATAGTGCTTGCTGAAAGGGACAGGACATCCATTTGA
- a CDS encoding divergent polysaccharide deacetylase family protein — translation MKKKREKGSAVNKIKVILVLLVLVIAAGLFIFNHARRLISPPPAFEEEHVISSRLKQTIDKVDHVIYESVYSLGIKKEAISFSKVVPRHETNLDWDFTELSVIIDNPDFINRLETIITKKIVMLGHDVILKTEKSSGDLAVLSITVFNLPTHRLKLHLRTANTTKKIAKLPRVAFIIDDIGYDSAIADAFMGLKIPVCLSVLPDTPYSKEIAQNIVKRKKEMLLHLPMEPKGYPGINPGQDALMLNMDRETIQKIVREDIKKLPGLKGVNHHMGSLFSEDYIRMKYVLDEIKKHDLYYIDSRTTNLTVAFKVAKALGIPAAEKSLFIDNDLNEKTLVYQMERLLGIARNRGEAIGIGHPHLKTLNILKKYTEQLMKEFEVVPVSELVR, via the coding sequence ATGAAAAAAAAGAGGGAAAAAGGTTCTGCTGTTAATAAAATAAAGGTAATACTGGTTCTACTGGTTCTTGTTATTGCAGCAGGCCTCTTTATTTTTAATCATGCTCGCAGGTTAATATCCCCACCCCCCGCTTTTGAAGAAGAGCATGTTATATCAAGCCGGTTAAAGCAGACTATTGATAAGGTCGATCATGTAATCTATGAATCAGTATACAGTCTTGGGATAAAAAAAGAGGCGATTTCATTTTCAAAGGTTGTTCCCAGGCATGAAACCAACCTTGACTGGGACTTTACCGAACTCTCAGTTATTATAGATAACCCGGATTTCATTAACAGGCTTGAAACAATAATAACAAAAAAAATAGTTATGCTGGGTCATGATGTCATCCTTAAGACAGAAAAATCTTCTGGTGACCTGGCTGTTTTAAGTATAACTGTTTTTAACCTTCCAACACACAGGCTGAAGTTGCACCTCAGGACTGCTAATACAACAAAGAAGATAGCTAAACTGCCCAGGGTAGCCTTTATTATAGATGATATCGGTTATGATAGTGCCATTGCAGATGCCTTTATGGGGCTTAAAATACCTGTATGCCTTTCTGTGTTGCCTGATACGCCCTATTCAAAAGAGATTGCACAAAATATAGTAAAGAGAAAAAAGGAGATGCTTCTTCATCTCCCTATGGAGCCTAAAGGATACCCAGGTATTAATCCTGGGCAGGATGCGCTTATGCTTAATATGGACAGGGAGACCATTCAGAAAATAGTAAGGGAAGATATAAAAAAACTCCCTGGCTTAAAGGGGGTAAATCACCATATGGGGTCTCTCTTTTCCGAGGATTATATCAGAATGAAATATGTGCTTGATGAGATAAAGAAGCACGATCTTTACTACATAGACAGCCGTACAACAAACCTTACAGTGGCCTTCAAGGTTGCAAAGGCATTAGGAATACCAGCTGCCGAGAAAAGTCTTTTTATAGATAATGATCTTAATGAAAAAACACTCGTCTATCAGATGGAACGTCTTTTAGGCATAGCCAGAAACAGAGGAGAGGCCATAGGCATAGGTCACCCGCATCTTAAAACTCTGAATATTTTAAAAAAATATACAGAGCAATTGATGAAAGAGTTCGAAGTAGTCCCTGTGTCTGAGCTTGTTAGATGA
- a CDS encoding DegT/DnrJ/EryC1/StrS family aminotransferase: MKVPLLDLQKQYDSIRDEVVSAALEVFETQYFIGGPNVEDFERKIADYCGCEYAVGVSSGSDALILSLMVAGIGQGDSVITTPYTFFATAGAIARVGARPVFVDIDKDTYNIDPDKIREYISGCSDEERSHLKGIIPVHLYGQCADMEPILAIAKEYGLIVIEDAAQAIGAEYRFSDGSVKRAGTMGDYGCFSFYPTKNLGAFGEGGLITCNDEALNRMLRIYRNHGDVKRYYHDFVGGNFRLDALQAVILKIKLKYLDKWTDGRIYNASSYKTLFEEKNVNDIRLPFQKEERHIYHQYVINAGERRDFLKEYLQKNEIGCEVYYPVPLHEQKCFSYLGYKSDDFPVSVKASKTSLAIPVYPELNKEEQEYIVDIVSNFFKKN; this comes from the coding sequence TTGAAAGTTCCCTTGCTGGATTTACAGAAGCAGTATGACTCTATCAGAGATGAGGTGGTATCCGCTGCCTTAGAGGTGTTTGAAACCCAGTACTTTATCGGCGGTCCTAATGTCGAAGATTTCGAAAGGAAAATTGCTGATTACTGTGGCTGCGAATACGCGGTAGGCGTCTCCTCAGGGAGTGACGCCTTAATATTATCACTGATGGTGGCAGGTATAGGTCAGGGTGATTCTGTTATCACTACACCATATACCTTTTTTGCTACTGCCGGCGCAATAGCCAGGGTTGGCGCAAGGCCGGTTTTTGTAGATATTGATAAAGATACCTACAATATAGATCCGGATAAGATAAGGGAGTATATTTCAGGTTGCTCCGATGAAGAGAGGTCGCATCTCAAAGGAATAATCCCTGTCCATCTTTATGGACAGTGCGCAGACATGGAGCCTATTTTAGCTATTGCGAAGGAATATGGCCTCATTGTTATTGAAGATGCAGCCCAGGCCATAGGGGCTGAATACAGGTTCAGTGATGGAAGTGTAAAAAGGGCCGGCACAATGGGTGATTACGGCTGTTTTAGTTTTTATCCGACAAAGAACCTTGGGGCTTTTGGTGAAGGAGGGTTAATCACCTGTAATGATGAAGCCCTTAATAGAATGCTCAGGATTTATCGCAATCATGGTGATGTCAAAAGATACTACCATGATTTTGTAGGGGGTAATTTCCGGCTTGACGCCCTGCAGGCGGTAATATTAAAAATAAAATTAAAATATCTTGACAAATGGACCGATGGAAGAATATATAACGCGTCCAGTTACAAAACGCTCTTTGAAGAAAAAAACGTAAACGATATCAGGTTGCCCTTTCAAAAGGAAGAGCGCCACATATATCATCAATATGTTATTAACGCAGGAGAAAGAAGAGATTTCTTAAAAGAGTATCTTCAAAAGAATGAAATAGGCTGTGAGGTCTATTATCCTGTGCCGCTACATGAACAAAAATGTTTTTCATACCTTGGCTATAAATCAGACGATTTTCCGGTATCTGTAAAAGCATCAAAAACATCATTAGCAATCCCTGTTTACCCAGAGTTGAACAAAGAAGAACAGGAATATATCGTTGATATCGTAAGCAATTTTTTTAAAAAGAATTAA
- a CDS encoding ABC transporter permease, giving the protein MIIRRSIYFLRTALSNIMYNRLVHMISIGTITISMLLLGFFLLLSVNIKNWLGDWGEALSMSVYIENEIDEAGRVKIESAIKGLKGSEIKEFITKEQAMASLKDHLGDQAGLLEGLKINPLPGSYEVIFHETEDYRVDPEKIKIDLEQINGVDEVQYNKQWIERFQGVMDMLRVIGMITGGFLCTAVLFITTNTIKLTIYSRHDEIEIYKLVGATDWFVRVPYLIEGTIQGLLGGIFSYGILLGIYSLFSLKTIQVFGLPLIDFQFLPLTYSIAVIGLSLILGFIGGLVAIGRFFRE; this is encoded by the coding sequence ATGATTATAAGAAGAAGCATATATTTTTTAAGAACAGCGCTTTCCAATATCATGTATAACCGGCTTGTTCATATGATCAGCATCGGGACAATAACCATCTCCATGCTCCTCCTCGGCTTTTTTCTGCTCTTGTCTGTGAATATCAAAAACTGGCTGGGCGACTGGGGGGAGGCCCTTTCAATGTCTGTCTATATTGAAAATGAGATTGATGAAGCGGGCAGGGTAAAGATCGAGTCTGCAATAAAAGGGTTGAAAGGGTCAGAAATAAAGGAGTTCATCACAAAAGAGCAGGCTATGGCCAGCCTGAAGGACCATCTTGGAGATCAGGCCGGTCTCCTTGAAGGTCTGAAGATAAATCCCTTACCAGGGTCATATGAGGTAATCTTTCATGAAACAGAGGATTACAGGGTGGACCCAGAAAAGATAAAGATAGACCTTGAACAGATAAATGGTGTTGATGAGGTGCAGTACAACAAACAGTGGATAGAGCGTTTTCAGGGGGTAATGGACATGCTCAGGGTAATAGGCATGATAACAGGGGGATTCCTTTGCACTGCTGTACTGTTTATTACCACCAATACCATAAAACTAACCATATACTCACGGCATGATGAGATTGAGATATATAAGCTGGTGGGAGCTACTGACTGGTTTGTCAGGGTTCCGTACCTGATTGAAGGCACTATACAGGGATTACTCGGGGGCATTTTTTCATATGGGATACTTCTAGGTATCTATTCACTGTTTTCATTAAAGACCATTCAGGTATTCGGGCTTCCCCTGATTGATTTTCAATTTTTACCACTTACGTATTCAATAGCTGTTATTGGCCTCAGTTTGATTCTGGGCTTTATTGGCGGTTTGGTGGCCATAGGCAGGTTTTTCAGGGAATGA
- a CDS encoding peptidoglycan DD-metalloendopeptidase family protein, which translates to MTEAEIKKKQIEQIENDLKLEKEKYLKYDVKEKDILEELTNIETEISEKKKRLGELESEISTKKKELSRQQKILNEIQGELNISEEVLAQRMVAFYKNAKRGYLRVLLSTDDLNVLNHIMKYLRVIMHEDRKIMNTLALRKAEYSHQLVEIKRQIAAVSGLEEAESQNLNELRQVLEKEVLLLARIHSEKEFYGVAVNELQSAADSMKETIANLENISKREKIRLPSDFGRSKGKLPLPLKGKILKNIKKTGERAIENTKGIYIDAPSGSQVMAVFPGRIDYSGVLKGYGQVIVINHGDRYFTISAYLHELDKNKGDMVSVGDVIGYVGEAGLSTGPALYFEIRKGDENLNPLNWLKVN; encoded by the coding sequence TTGACCGAGGCTGAAATCAAAAAAAAACAGATAGAGCAGATAGAAAATGACCTTAAATTGGAAAAGGAAAAATATCTTAAATATGATGTGAAGGAAAAGGATATTCTTGAGGAGCTTACCAATATTGAAACGGAGATCAGTGAAAAAAAGAAAAGACTTGGCGAACTGGAATCTGAAATAAGCACCAAAAAAAAAGAACTCAGCAGGCAGCAGAAAATCCTGAATGAAATCCAAGGGGAATTAAATATTTCTGAAGAGGTGCTTGCACAGAGGATGGTCGCCTTTTATAAGAATGCAAAAAGGGGCTATCTAAGGGTTTTGCTATCAACTGATGACCTCAATGTTTTGAATCATATTATGAAGTACCTCAGGGTTATAATGCATGAAGATCGAAAGATTATGAATACCCTTGCCCTCCGTAAAGCCGAATACAGCCACCAGTTAGTTGAAATTAAGAGACAGATTGCAGCTGTTTCAGGTCTTGAAGAGGCTGAAAGTCAAAACCTGAATGAATTGAGGCAGGTACTTGAAAAGGAGGTGCTTCTTCTTGCCAGGATACACAGCGAAAAGGAATTTTACGGGGTAGCTGTTAATGAGCTGCAATCAGCCGCTGACAGCATGAAGGAGACAATTGCAAACCTTGAGAACATCTCAAAGAGAGAGAAAATCAGGCTGCCATCTGATTTTGGAAGATCAAAGGGGAAGTTGCCCCTCCCGCTCAAGGGGAAGATATTGAAGAATATTAAAAAAACAGGGGAAAGGGCGATTGAAAATACTAAAGGCATATACATTGATGCGCCCTCAGGCTCCCAGGTAATGGCCGTATTTCCAGGCAGGATTGACTATTCGGGGGTCTTAAAGGGGTATGGACAGGTTATAGTTATCAATCACGGAGATAGGTATTTCACAATTTCAGCATATCTTCATGAACTTGATAAAAACAAGGGAGACATGGTTTCGGTTGGCGATGTAATAGGGTATGTGGGCGAGGCAGGGCTTTCAACCGGGCCGGCATTATACTTTGAAATCCGAAAAGGGGATGAAAACCTGAATCCTCTAAACTGGTTAAAAGTTAATTGA